The Acidobacteriota bacterium genome contains the following window.
TGGGTTCTCATCGACGGTCGGGGTTATCCACGACGGGGATGGCCTGAACAAAGGGTTGACCGTTCGCGAGAAGGAAGTTTACAAAGAGATCAAGAGCAAAGGCCAAAGCTCGTACGCCCGATGGAACTGGTTCCAGGACGATCTCGTCGAAGGCAAAGAGTACGAATGGCGTTGCCGTGCCGGTGCTCGTTATCTGTATGTCGATGAATTCGGCATCGTAAATTGGTGTTCGCAGCAACGCGGCACGCCGGGAATTCCGCTTCTCGAATACACTCAGGCCGACATGGACCGCGAATATATCACCGAAAAATGGTGTGCCCCGACCTGCACGATCCAATGCGTCCACCAGGTTGGTCACCTCGACGCATGGCGCGACAAACAGATCTCGCTTTCCGACTACAACAAACGGAAAGGCGGCGGTTTGAAGAGCGAAACGGTTGCACAGGTTATTGGCTCTGACTAGTTAATGGTCCTGTATGGTTTGGGGGGGTTGCGGGGGGGCGGAAAAAAAAACCACCCACGCGGGGGGCGGGGGAAACCGGGGGGGAAAACGGGGGAAAGAAGCGGGGGGGGGGGGGGGGGGTGTGGGGGGGGGGTTGGTTCCGGGGGGGGGGAGGGCCCGCCCCCCCCCCCCCCCGGGGGGGGGGGGGGGGGGGGGGAGGGGGGGCGGGGGGGGGCCGGGGAGGGGGGGGGGGGGGTTCGGCGTGTCCGACGGGCATAATCGGTGCGATCCGTGGAGCAAAAAAGTTCAAATGATCGGTAGGAGAAACGACTATCGCGAACACTCTCGAGAAATGGCATAAAATGGTTGAAGACCACGACTTATCTGGTCTCGGATCGATCTTGGCCGATGACGCCGTATTTCATTCTCCAATAGTCCACACGCCGCAGGTCGGCAAAGCTCGTGTTCAGCCATATCTGACCGCCGCATTCCACGTTTTCCTGAATCCAACCTTTAAGTATGTTCGTGAGATCGTAAGCGAGAGCGATGCTGTGCTTGAATTTGTGGTGGAGATCGACGGCATTCAGGTAAATGGTGTAGATATGCTGAACTTCGATGAAGCCGGATTGATCAGCGAATTTAAGGTAATGATCCGTCCATTAAAAGCGGTGAACATCATTCATGAAAAGATGGGGGAGATGTTAGCTGCCCACGCCCAACGGAATAAATAGAACTGTTCGAGGAATTAACACGCCATGAGCGAAAGCAAACTATTCATTCCGACCATCCTCGGAACGCCGCGTAAAGATCGTGAAAGCGAAAACGTTGCGAAGTGGGTTTACTCGAAAATGCAGGATCGCGACGAAATTGAGTCGAAGTTTTTTGACGTACGCGATTTCGATCTGCCCCGAGACAATTACGGCACGGAGATCGGCTGCGATTTCCCCGAATGGCGTGATTCGATGGCACGAGCTGATGGGCTTGTGATCGTTACTCCCGAATACAATCACGGCTATCCCGGAGCGTTAAAGAGCGTCCTGGATCTGTTGTTGAAAGAGTACATTCACAAAGCCGTGGCGATCGTAGGAGTCTCTGCCGGTCCGTGGGGAGGAACCCGCGTGATCGAATCAATGGTTCCGATGGTCCGTGAATTGGGGCTCGTCGTAACGTTCTCGGATCTCAATTTCCCGTCAGTCAGAAGTAAGTTCGACGCCGACGGCAACCTTCTGGATCCGGCTTATGATAATCGCGTTAAAGGTTTTCTCGACGAACTCGTCTGGATGGCCGCGTCGCTGCGCTGGGGCCGCGAGAACCTTTCCTCAAAGCACCATCAATAGGTTATTCTAGAGCCTGGCAGGCAACTTGTATGGTTCATAACGAAATGCACCGCTCACACCGCGTCGGATGGCTCCGGGCGGCTGTTTTGGGTGCGAATGATGGTATTGTTTCGACGTCGTCGCTCGTCATTGGTGTTGCAGCGGCGGCCTCAGGCCACGAAGCGGTGATGCTGGCCGGCGTTGCCGGGCTCTTTGCCGGAGCGTTGTCGATGGCGGCGGGCGAATATGTGTCGGTCTATTCGCAGGCAGATACCGAAAAAGCTGATATCGAGCTTGAGAAGAAGCATTTGGAAGCGGAACCGGAATTTGAGCTTCGCGAACTTGCAGCAATTTATGAAGGCCGTGGGTTGACGTCCGAACTTGCCGCTGAAGTCGCCAATCAGTTGATGGCACATGATGCACTCGGCGCTCATACGAGAGATGAGCTCGGGATCTCGGAGATCACAACGGCTCGTCCGCTTCAGGCGGCGATTTTTTCCGCAGTGGCGTTTTCCGTCGGAGCGGCATTGCCGCTGGCTGTTACGTGGTTTTCGCCGTTCAACTTGATGATCACGCTGGTTGCAGTCAGCTCACTGATCTTTCTGGCATTGCTTGGAGCAGTCGCAGCTAAAGCAGGCGGAGCCGGAATGGTGAAGGGGTCGCTTCGAGTACTGTTTTGGGGAGCTATCGCCATGGCTGTCACAGCCGGCGTAGGCAAGCTTTTTGGAGCGGTAGTTTAGCGAGCTTAACGTCGCGGAACTCTTTCGCCGATGGTCAACACGATCACGGAACTAGAAAGTCCCAGCCCGGAAAGTCTGCCTGCCATCATGATCAGCGTCTCGCCGGCTTCTACAACCTCAGCATCCAGCAGGGTTTTTTCACCGGTCTCAAGCATTCCGTGGGTCGAATCACTTTTTTCATGCACAAAAGGCTTTACGCCCCAAATAAGCGAAAGCTGATTCCATGCGTCGACCGACTGAGTAAGTGCGTAGGTTTGCAGTCCGGATCGCACGGTCGATAGACGGCGTGCCATCAGGCCTGATTCGGTAAACACGGCTACCTTTTCGGTTAGCATCTCTTTCGCGGCGTATGCCGCAGCTTTACAAAGTGCCTGACTCGTACGGCCCGAGGGAGCCTGGGAGAACTTGACTGGCCGGCCGAGCTGCTCAGCCTTGATGGTTTCGGCAGAGTCGATTATGCGGACCATGGTTCGCACGGCTTCGACCGGGTAACGGCCGGACGCAGTTTCTGCGGAAAGCATGACTGCGTCCGTTCCATCCCATACCGCATTGGCGACGTCCGAAGCTTCGGCGCGGGTCGGAAATGGATTCTCGATCATCGATTGCAGCATCTGGGTCGCCGTTATAACGAACCTGTCATTGGCAACCGCTTTTTCAATAATGAGCTTCTGATAAACGGGAACAAGTTCGACGCTCGTCTCAACACCCAGGTCACCGCGAGCGACCATAACGCCATCGGTCGCCTCAATTATCGCATCCAGATTCTCGATCGCCTCGGCCTTCTCGATCTTTGCGACAAGCAAAGCCCGGCCGAGTTCTCGCTGGTTGAGATCCTTGATAAGCTTCTTGACCTCGATACAATCATCGGCTGTCCGAACGAACGAAAGAGCAATGTAATCAACTTTCTGTCCCATTGCCCATATGAGATCCGCATGATCCTTTTCGGTCATGGACGGGATAGACAGAGGCGTGTTGGGCAAATTTATGCCTTTGCGTTCGGCGAGAATTCCTCCCGTGACGACACGGCAGACCACATCAGTATCTGTCTTGGATTCCACCGTCAGGTCAATTGCCCCGTCATCAAGCAGAATTCGGGAGCCTGGCTCAACCGCCTGGGGTAGGTCAATAAAGTTGGTCCCCACTTCGCGGGTGTTTCCGATGACCTCGCGGGTAGTGAGCACGAACGCTTGCCCCTCGATCAATTCGATCGATTCGCCATTCTCTAATGTACGGGTGCGGATCTTCGGCCCTGATAGATCTACGAGGATCGAAAGAGGCTTTCCAAGTGCCGTCGCTGCTTCTCTGGCCAGGGCGATGGTCTCGGCGTGCTGCTCCTGCGTGCCGTGAGACATATTGATACGCACAGCGTTAAGGCCGGCGTTCAGCATTGTCTCGATAGTGATTCTCTGATTTGAAGACGGGCCGAGCGTGGCGAGTATCTTTGCTTTTCGCATTACTTTGATTTTATCGTAAAGTCCCGATCCTGCAAGGTGGAGTTAAGCGGATAACACCAAATGTCATTTCGCCTCGAAACTTTTTTTCTTACTCAAATATGAATTGACTGTCGCAATGAACGTCGAGTGTGACCAGGTTAGCGGGGATACCGAACGCGGCTCACCCGTTAGAGGGTCGATCTGTTCCGCCAGAACACCGGACGGCAATGCCCGATCGACGGTCCATTTCAAAATATTTAGAGCTTTGGCAAGGTCGCCCATTTCTTTTGCCGCCGCAATGTAATAATCAGCCAGCCACAGCGTGGTGATGATCCATGAATTTGGCGGAGACGGTTCGGCCCCGCGCATGTAGCCGTCGTTTTCGAAGCGAATGATGCCGCTTATTGCTGTGTCATTCAGCAGTTTTTCTCGAATCGCATCCATTGTACTGACGACTATGGGATCATCAGCCTCAAAACACCCGAGATAAAAGATCGCGTAAACTGAGGCGTCCAGTGTTGGATCCGGAGTGAACGATCCATCATCGTTTGCCGATATAGCCCGTAGAAAATGTCCAAGGTCAGTGCTGTACAGGCGTTCCCTCATCGCATCTACGATCTCATTTGAGGCTTGCTCGTATGAGGCTGTCCGGGTAGGATCACCGAAATCTCTAGCAAACTTGGCCGCAGCTCTTAATCCCGCAACGACCGTTGCACATGTGAAGGTATGGATGCCGAAGCGGTCCTCCCAAAGATTCCAGCTTGGCTTGGGAAGCTTGGTTACCGGATCGCGGTAGCCTTCAATGAAATCTGCACACCGTACGACCAACTTCTCATAGAGATCGCGAACGAGTATCTTGTCGGGATATATCTCGTGGTGTTCGCGAAGTGCCCATAATATCAGAGCGGTTTCATCTTCCTGAATCGGCACGAGCCGCTGTTTCCTATATCGGTCCCAGTGCGAATGCCAGCCCGAACCAACGCTACCGTCAGGATTATATTTTTGGAGGAAATATCCTCGATCTTCGACAATATTTCCGCACAACTCAAAGAACTTCTCCGAAAGATCAGGGTAACCTGCGAGGTCCAAGGCGTTCGCGACATAGGCTCCGTCCCGCGGCCAGAGGTAGCTGTAATGGTCGGTCGCACGATCTGTTACGTCATGATCGTTCGCAGCAATGATAGCTCCACCGTTGTCAGTTTGGGTCCGAATGATCAGTAAGCTTCGTTTATAAAGGTCCAGAACACTTTCCGGCAGTTCCGGATCGTCGATCTGTGGATCCCGGACCCAATGCCGCCAAAATCCTTCGGATTCGAGGAAATAGTTCGACGCTCCAAGGGTCAGTACATGATTGTTAAGCCCTGCAACCTCAAGCCGTGAAGTTCCGGCCGCTATCCAGTAGTAGAACTGAAACGTTCCGTTCGCCTCCAACCGATGATGCACGCCGACCGTGGAATCGACCGAGCCTTCCGTGATAGTGCCGCCATACAAATGCCCGTCTTCGGCATCTCGCCAGGTGCCTTCGTTGTTGCGAAACGCTTTGCGGCCGGTGGCAAATTCGTCGAAATGCGGAGAAGTATTTATCAGAAAATACCGGTGTTTTTTGTAGTGAACTAGAGCGAGCGTGTCGGGGTCATAAAATGCGGTGTCGCCGACCTTGTTTTCGTAGATGCGAAAATCATGATGTAGAAAGATCCGGATATCGCGGCCGCTACCTCTGGTATCAGATACGTGAACACGTCTTAGGTAGATGTTTTCGCGGCCGGCGACTGTATCGTTACATCTTATCTTGATGCCGAGTTTCTCATTTACCAGGGTCACGTCAGTAACGAGCGTGTCGGGGACGTATTTCAGGCTTCGGTCCCAGTCATCCGAGTAAACCCATGAGAATTCACCGTCTGCCCAAACTCCAAAACGAAACGGAAACCCTTCGGAATGATTCTCCTGGCCGACGTGTGGGTAGTAGATGTCGCGGATCTGGTATTTATCGTCGAAATTCACCAGCAAACTGCCGTTTCCGACCGGAATATCTCTCATTTAACTGGCGTTATTTCGAATTTACGGCTTGATCGACGGCGGCGTCAAGTTCTCTTTGGATCTGGTCGTTGAAGCCCACGATCTTTGTGACCATCCGTCCTTTTCGGTCGAAGATCGCGGTTTGCGGGATGTCGCTGCGTTCGGAAAAAATAAAATTGGAAAGAGCATCCTCAGGATAAGCAATCTCGTAATCGACCTTCGTGTTGGCGATAAATGCAGGGATCTTCGGGCGGTCCTCTTCACCGCCGACGTTAAGGCCGACAATGTGGAGGTTTTCCTTGCCGTATTTCGCGATCAGGGAATTAAGGTGCGGGATCTCGCGTTTGCATGGTTCGCAATAGGTTGCCCAGAAATCGAGGATAACGGCCTTGCCGGTCAGGTCAGACATCTTCTGAACCTTCTCATCCGAGTTCGTCCAGCTCATTTCCGAGAACGGTTTCGAGGGCGGCAGCGGAGCGTTGGTCGTCCGGCGGTCGTTTATCGAAACAGGCCTGTCGGAAACCGCTACGGGGGCCGCGGCAGGGCGGCAGCCGGAAAAGGCAAAAAGAGCGATAGTAAGTGAGCAAAATGCAGCCATCTTCATAGCAAATCAATCCTAAATCGTTAGCTTCAAATTGTAAAAGCGATAGCTGTTCGATTTACCTTTCGACATATTGAGATTACCATCAATTCGTGGCCTATCCATCCCGCATATCCTTTATTTTGGGCAATTTGCATTATACTAAGCCGGTTTCGGGAAATGCCGTGGGCTCGGACGCGAATTTCGGCTGCGGATCCTTTGTCAGATTTCATTTACAAATAGACGAGACACAAAAAACGGTCTCTCATGCGAGCTTTTCGTCGAACGGATGCGGATATATGCTCGCAGCTTCCGAGATCCTCGCTCGCGAAGTGTCCGGCAAAAAACTGGCCGACCTCCACGGTTTGGATCGTCACGTACTGACGGACCTGACCGTTTCTATGATCGGTGAGATCGCCCCCGAGCGAGGCAATTGTGTTGTGGCAGCGACAGCGGCCCTGGCAAATGCCTTCGCGGACTTCCGTTCGCGGCAGATCGAGGAATTTCGCGGGGAACAGGTTCTTATGTGCACGTGCTTCGGCGTGACCGAAGAGTCGATCGTCGAGGCGATCCAAACCGGTCGACTCGGAACGGTCGACCAGGTGGCGAACACAACAAATGCCGGCAGCGGCTGTGGTTCGTGCCGAATGCTTATACAGGAAATGCTCGACAATACGGATGGAGCA
Protein-coding sequences here:
- a CDS encoding nuclear transport factor 2 family protein, which translates into the protein MVEDHDLSGLGSILADDAVFHSPIVHTPQVGKARVQPYLTAAFHVFLNPTFKYVREIVSESDAVLEFVVEIDGIQVNGVDMLNFDEAGLISEFKVMIRPLKAVNIIHEKMGEMLAAHAQRNK
- a CDS encoding NAD(P)H-dependent oxidoreductase → MSESKLFIPTILGTPRKDRESENVAKWVYSKMQDRDEIESKFFDVRDFDLPRDNYGTEIGCDFPEWRDSMARADGLVIVTPEYNHGYPGALKSVLDLLLKEYIHKAVAIVGVSAGPWGGTRVIESMVPMVRELGLVVTFSDLNFPSVRSKFDADGNLLDPAYDNRVKGFLDELVWMAASLRWGRENLSSKHHQ
- a CDS encoding VIT family protein; this encodes MVHNEMHRSHRVGWLRAAVLGANDGIVSTSSLVIGVAAAASGHEAVMLAGVAGLFAGALSMAAGEYVSVYSQADTEKADIELEKKHLEAEPEFELRELAAIYEGRGLTSELAAEVANQLMAHDALGAHTRDELGISEITTARPLQAAIFSAVAFSVGAALPLAVTWFSPFNLMITLVAVSSLIFLALLGAVAAKAGGAGMVKGSLRVLFWGAIAMAVTAGVGKLFGAVV
- the pyk gene encoding pyruvate kinase; amino-acid sequence: MRKAKILATLGPSSNQRITIETMLNAGLNAVRINMSHGTQEQHAETIALAREAATALGKPLSILVDLSGPKIRTRTLENGESIELIEGQAFVLTTREVIGNTREVGTNFIDLPQAVEPGSRILLDDGAIDLTVESKTDTDVVCRVVTGGILAERKGINLPNTPLSIPSMTEKDHADLIWAMGQKVDYIALSFVRTADDCIEVKKLIKDLNQRELGRALLVAKIEKAEAIENLDAIIEATDGVMVARGDLGVETSVELVPVYQKLIIEKAVANDRFVITATQMLQSMIENPFPTRAEASDVANAVWDGTDAVMLSAETASGRYPVEAVRTMVRIIDSAETIKAEQLGRPVKFSQAPSGRTSQALCKAAAYAAKEMLTEKVAVFTESGLMARRLSTVRSGLQTYALTQSVDAWNQLSLIWGVKPFVHEKSDSTHGMLETGEKTLLDAEVVEAGETLIMMAGRLSGLGLSSSVIVLTIGERVPRR
- a CDS encoding TlpA family protein disulfide reductase; the encoded protein is MKMAAFCSLTIALFAFSGCRPAAAPVAVSDRPVSINDRRTTNAPLPPSKPFSEMSWTNSDEKVQKMSDLTGKAVILDFWATYCEPCKREIPHLNSLIAKYGKENLHIVGLNVGGEEDRPKIPAFIANTKVDYEIAYPEDALSNFIFSERSDIPQTAIFDRKGRMVTKIVGFNDQIQRELDAAVDQAVNSK
- a CDS encoding (2Fe-2S)-binding protein — its product is MHYTKPVSGNAVGSDANFGCGSFVRFHLQIDETQKTVSHASFSSNGCGYMLAASEILAREVSGKKLADLHGLDRHVLTDLTVSMIGEIAPERGNCVVAATAALANAFADFRSRQIEEFRGEQVLMCTCFGVTEESIVEAIQTGRLGTVDQVANTTNAGSGCGSCRMLIQEMLDNTDGA
- a CDS encoding glycoside hydrolase family 15 protein, which gives rise to MRDIPVGNGSLLVNFDDKYQIRDIYYPHVGQENHSEGFPFRFGVWADGEFSWVYSDDWDRSLKYVPDTLVTDVTLVNEKLGIKIRCNDTVAGRENIYLRRVHVSDTRGSGRDIRIFLHHDFRIYENKVGDTAFYDPDTLALVHYKKHRYFLINTSPHFDEFATGRKAFRNNEGTWRDAEDGHLYGGTITEGSVDSTVGVHHRLEANGTFQFYYWIAAGTSRLEVAGLNNHVLTLGASNYFLESEGFWRHWVRDPQIDDPELPESVLDLYKRSLLIIRTQTDNGGAIIAANDHDVTDRATDHYSYLWPRDGAYVANALDLAGYPDLSEKFFELCGNIVEDRGYFLQKYNPDGSVGSGWHSHWDRYRKQRLVPIQEDETALILWALREHHEIYPDKILVRDLYEKLVVRCADFIEGYRDPVTKLPKPSWNLWEDRFGIHTFTCATVVAGLRAAAKFARDFGDPTRTASYEQASNEIVDAMRERLYSTDLGHFLRAISANDDGSFTPDPTLDASVYAIFYLGCFEADDPIVVSTMDAIREKLLNDTAISGIIRFENDGYMRGAEPSPPNSWIITTLWLADYYIAAAKEMGDLAKALNILKWTVDRALPSGVLAEQIDPLTGEPRSVSPLTWSHSTFIATVNSYLSKKKSFEAK